The Neochlamydia sp. S13 genome has a segment encoding these proteins:
- a CDS encoding tetratricopeptide repeat protein, translating into MIIENLSINPFIFTAFKKIGKEKQPYLKLSTYVGLSLKIFKKLEKQDLCKARLVCKEWKELIELTEEWKSFHAKEVRTNSPTEKQQSNFLAPSQWNKHRIAECLWQDSSTIISESMIAKVNTAADYLSKEGFELKGVPSDGDCFFSAFLGSYACLSRKIPLLDDQKNKISYLREALSGIIKHTNNERAEEIIRKRSWVSGLGEGDLLASDLSIPIRLVTVNEEHLICGVNDMLILPREGIAAAETTQEWGTIPDEERPKEYILIVDLGGHFIYAQKPLKQNNFLPLKSATSPTLLSGEDHSFSPHIKARMNKVKRFSLIKQDFNEAGKQEIFDPSNPLATLPLKIFQRIFLSFNSLNDDELRKVLNAKSCARMFKQHLPSKMQLLTRYQPQKSPEYLNKIAEYLDKIVYSIDESNSFLTKIKLKEAEEAYTLALKLATQKNDSIQESICIEKLGDVYVGKGTPETFLQAAGLYNYALYLAPPERQIILSDKLCRAQNLIIRACKGNPLSLAIMQEQFITNRQVLKNFREEVEEKIQVLPETPSFQEVRDLYRDVAQSIKSFFSALVNQAIDVLGPAPCEYAMIGFGSLAREEMTPYSDLEFGIIIQEDTPTNKKYFKNLTNLIHLKVINLGETILPALNIPCLQAISFFDSITSRGFAFDGAGVEGKGCKTPFGNGKTFELIQTPEKMAQYIGKDENGQWWHDKEPHLPMELLNFTPLLGNFELIKAYDGNIQEVLNMHYQESLDLRQYLAKQHLVLADMEAFNPGMGDLGRQGMLFKVKNDFYRFPHLALDRLALLKKVEASDTFTRIDKLSELKIITEGAAEKLKDWMSIALFMRLKTYSHYQAQQEMMNPLIKPFGFDDPNLIKKQFALDHEALEKVKKIYRIFIPFHQAIQDFLAGHEESLKLSDLEDHSPDTQGDIALRLFQYKEAKKYYKLAKKANAKNPYFLGFLGIIYNAQGDLDKAAEYVKSAFAINFELVGENHPQMAAFYNNLGGIYHRQGNLEQAAKYAQQALAIDLRTFGENHPTVVIYYNNLGQNYLEQGNLEQAAEYAKKALAISLKLFGENHPNVATIYSNLGGIYLHQSNLDKATEYTKKALIIDLKLFGENHPTVALCYNNLGQIYHDQGNLDKAAEYTKEALAINLKLFGDTHPTVASLYSNLGAICKAKGNLGQADEYAKKALNIDLMLFGENHPTIANNYHRLGTICQEKGNLDKAAEYSHKALTIGLKLFSENHTTVATYYNNLGQIYKEQGNLDKAVEYAQKALIIDLKLFGENHTTIAACYNNLGQIYQSQGNLDKAADYTKKALAIGLKLFGENYPTVAIYYNNLGQIYKEQGNLDKAVDYSNKALAIDLKLFGENHPKVARDYNNLGHIYQERGNLEQAMEYAKKALAISLKLFGETYPEVAIIYNNLGGIYKEQGNLDKAAEYTKKALIIDLELFGDNHAAVTTTYNNLADIHKEQGNLEKAAEYISKALIIDLKLFGEKHPMVARDYNNLGQIYKEQGNSDKAIEYSSKALAIHLKLFGENHSTVAGCFNNLGQYYQEQGNLGKAVDYSNKALAINLKLFGENHSNTVMTYNNLGGIYHKQGSLDKAIDYTKKALAINLKLFGENHSKTAIFYSNLGQYYQEQGNLGKAAEYINQALEIDIKLFGENHSDTAMTYNNLGGIYHIQGNLDKAIDYTTKALTINLSLFGETHSKTAMFYSNLGQYYQEQGSLEQAAEYTKKALAINLKLFGDTHAVVARDYNNLAQIYQDQGNLDKAAKYAKKELATSVILFGDNHHTVSQGYHTLRKIYKKQGNLEQAAKYTKKALAIGIKSGGGNSYDIATACNKLGQIYKEQGNLDKAAKYIEKALAINLELFGEKHPMVARDCNNLEQIYKEQGNLDKAMEYINKSFAIELKLFSENDPKMVEDHNNSRMIYQKYGNLDNAAERTQKALAMDLELFEENHIAIASDYNNLGQIYQHLGNLDKATEYIGKALAIDLKLFDEDHPMVARDYNNLAQIYQDQSNLDQAIEYSNKALAIHLKLFGGTHVMVARDYNNLAQIYQDQGNLDQAAECTKKALAIKIKLLGENDFAVKSEYYNLRQIYQDQGNLEKAAKYAKKELATTVMLFGDNHHTVSQVYHTLRKIYKKQGNLEQAAKYTKKALAIDIKSGGGNSYDIATACNKLGQIYKEQGHLDKAAKYIEKALAINLELFGEKHPMVARDCNNLEQIYKEQGNLDKSIEYINKSFAIELKLLSENDPKMVEDYNNFRMIYQKYGNLDKAVECTQKALAMDLELFDKNHIAIASDYNNLGQIYQHLGNLDKATEYIGKALAIDLKLFDEDHSMVARDYNNLAQIYQDQSNLDQAIEYSNKALAIHLKLFGGTHVMVARDYNNLAQIYQDQGNLDQAAECTKKALAIKIKLLGENNFAVKSDYYNLRQMYQKQGNLEKAAKYANKELATSMRLFGENHHTVSQVYNDLGQIYKEKGNFEQAAEYTKKALAIDIKSGGKNSYGVATAYSNLGQIYKEQGNLKQAAEYTKKALAIDVNLSGENSYRLATDYTNLGQIYKEQSNLDKAAKYAKKVLAINLKHFGEKSPVVARDYHNLGILYQEQGNLDRALAYAQKTLTIIIKLFGENNPIEASDDDNLRTVYPDHSNLDKVAEHTRQALAIAIDLESRGENPLKVATIYNNLGRTYKKQGKLDKAADYTLKTLTAVLKIFEEDHPMVAKFYNNCGITCEEKGNLEQAAQHIKKALATNLSFFKEAAYKSEILK; encoded by the coding sequence ATGATTATAGAAAACTTGTCTATTAACCCTTTTATATTTACTGCGTTTAAGAAAATAGGAAAAGAAAAACAACCTTATCTGAAGCTAAGCACCTATGTAGGGCTTAGCTTAAAAATTTTCAAAAAATTAGAAAAGCAAGACTTGTGCAAAGCACGATTGGTTTGTAAAGAGTGGAAGGAGCTAATTGAACTAACTGAGGAATGGAAAAGTTTTCATGCAAAAGAAGTGAGAACTAACTCACCAACAGAAAAACAACAATCTAACTTTTTAGCTCCTAGTCAATGGAACAAACATAGAATAGCTGAGTGCTTATGGCAGGATTCTTCAACTATTATTAGTGAGTCCATGATAGCAAAAGTAAATACTGCGGCTGACTATCTAAGTAAGGAAGGATTTGAATTAAAGGGTGTTCCCAGTGATGGTGACTGTTTTTTTAGCGCTTTTTTAGGAAGTTATGCTTGTCTTTCAAGGAAAATCCCTTTGCTAGACGATCAAAAAAACAAAATTTCCTATTTAAGAGAAGCGCTCTCAGGCATCATCAAGCATACGAACAACGAAAGAGCAGAAGAAATAATAAGAAAAAGATCTTGGGTAAGCGGCTTAGGTGAAGGAGATCTGCTAGCTTCGGATTTATCTATTCCTATAAGATTGGTGACAGTCAATGAGGAACATTTGATTTGTGGCGTTAATGATATGCTTATCCTCCCAAGAGAGGGAATAGCTGCAGCTGAAACAACCCAGGAATGGGGCACTATTCCTGATGAAGAAAGACCTAAAGAATATATCCTCATTGTAGATTTAGGAGGTCATTTTATTTATGCCCAAAAGCCTTTAAAGCAGAATAACTTTCTTCCTTTAAAATCAGCAACTTCCCCTACTCTCCTTTCGGGTGAAGACCATTCTTTTTCTCCTCATATAAAAGCTAGAATGAATAAAGTTAAAAGATTTTCCCTTATAAAACAGGATTTTAATGAGGCTGGTAAACAAGAAATATTTGATCCCTCCAATCCTTTAGCTACTCTACCCTTAAAAATTTTCCAACGGATTTTCCTTTCTTTCAACAGTTTAAACGATGATGAATTAAGAAAGGTTCTTAATGCTAAAAGCTGTGCTCGCATGTTTAAGCAGCACCTACCTAGCAAGATGCAGTTGTTGACACGCTATCAACCTCAAAAATCGCCTGAGTATCTTAATAAGATTGCTGAATATCTAGACAAAATTGTTTATTCTATAGATGAAAGTAATAGTTTTTTAACAAAAATTAAGTTAAAAGAAGCAGAAGAAGCCTATACGCTAGCTTTAAAGCTGGCCACTCAAAAGAACGATTCCATCCAAGAGAGCATCTGCATAGAAAAACTAGGTGATGTTTATGTGGGTAAAGGGACACCTGAAACGTTTCTGCAAGCGGCAGGACTTTACAATTATGCTTTATACCTTGCTCCCCCAGAGCGACAAATAATTCTTAGTGATAAGCTTTGTAGAGCCCAAAACTTGATAATTAGAGCCTGTAAGGGTAACCCCTTAAGTTTAGCGATAATGCAGGAGCAATTTATTACCAATCGCCAAGTATTAAAAAATTTTAGAGAGGAAGTAGAGGAGAAAATTCAAGTCCTGCCAGAAACGCCTTCTTTCCAAGAAGTGAGGGACCTTTACCGAGATGTTGCCCAGAGTATAAAAAGCTTTTTTAGCGCTTTGGTAAATCAGGCTATCGATGTCTTAGGCCCTGCGCCTTGTGAATATGCTATGATAGGCTTTGGTTCCCTAGCTAGAGAAGAGATGACTCCTTATTCCGACCTAGAATTTGGTATCATTATACAAGAGGATACTCCTACAAATAAAAAATACTTTAAGAATCTTACGAATCTAATTCACTTAAAAGTTATCAACTTAGGAGAAACCATCCTTCCTGCTTTAAATATTCCTTGCTTACAAGCCATAAGTTTTTTTGATAGCATAACCTCACGGGGCTTTGCCTTTGATGGAGCAGGGGTAGAAGGAAAAGGCTGTAAAACCCCTTTCGGTAATGGTAAGACATTTGAGCTTATCCAAACTCCTGAAAAGATGGCCCAATATATTGGTAAGGATGAAAATGGTCAATGGTGGCATGATAAAGAGCCACATCTTCCTATGGAATTGCTAAACTTTACTCCTTTGCTTGGCAATTTTGAATTAATTAAAGCCTATGATGGAAATATTCAAGAAGTGCTTAATATGCATTATCAAGAAAGCCTTGATCTGCGCCAGTACTTAGCCAAGCAACACCTTGTACTAGCTGATATGGAAGCTTTTAATCCAGGAATGGGCGATTTAGGTAGGCAGGGCATGCTTTTTAAAGTTAAAAATGATTTTTATCGTTTTCCTCATTTGGCTTTAGACCGGCTAGCCCTTCTTAAAAAAGTAGAAGCTTCCGACACCTTTACTAGGATTGATAAACTAAGTGAGTTAAAGATTATAACGGAAGGCGCCGCCGAAAAGTTAAAGGATTGGATGAGTATAGCGCTATTTATGCGCCTCAAAACCTATTCACATTATCAAGCACAACAAGAGATGATGAATCCGCTGATTAAACCCTTTGGCTTTGATGATCCTAACCTTATTAAAAAGCAATTTGCGTTAGATCATGAAGCGTTGGAAAAGGTAAAAAAAATTTATCGTATTTTTATTCCTTTCCATCAAGCTATCCAAGATTTTCTAGCAGGCCACGAAGAAAGCCTCAAATTATCAGATTTAGAGGACCACTCCCCGGATACACAAGGTGATATAGCCCTAAGGCTTTTTCAATATAAGGAAGCAAAAAAGTATTACAAGTTAGCAAAAAAAGCAAATGCAAAAAACCCATACTTTTTAGGTTTTCTGGGCATCATTTATAATGCCCAAGGAGACTTAGATAAAGCCGCGGAATACGTTAAAAGCGCTTTTGCCATTAACTTTGAGCTTGTTGGGGAAAATCATCCCCAAATGGCAGCATTTTACAATAACCTTGGGGGCATCTATCACAGGCAAGGCAATTTAGAGCAAGCGGCTAAGTATGCACAACAAGCACTCGCCATTGATCTTAGGACTTTCGGTGAAAATCATCCCACAGTGGTAATTTATTATAATAATCTAGGGCAAAACTATCTAGAACAAGGTAATTTAGAGCAGGCGGCTGAGTATGCTAAAAAAGCTCTCGCTATTAGCCTCAAACTTTTTGGCGAAAATCATCCCAATGTAGCAACAATTTATAGCAACCTTGGAGGCATCTATCTACACCAAAGCAATTTAGACAAAGCAACCGAGTACACAAAAAAAGCGCTCATTATTGACCTTAAGCTTTTTGGTGAAAATCATCCTACTGTAGCCCTCTGTTACAACAACTTAGGACAAATCTATCACGACCAAGGTAATTTGGATAAGGCGGCAGAGTATACTAAGGAAGCGCTTGCTATTAACCTTAAGCTTTTTGGGGATACTCATCCCACGGTGGCGAGTCTTTATAGCAATCTAGGAGCCATCTGCAAAGCAAAAGGCAATTTAGGACAGGCGGATGAGTATGCCAAGAAAGCGCTTAATATTGATCTTATGCTTTTTGGTGAAAATCATCCTACTATAGCAAATAATTATCACAGATTAGGTACAATCTGCCAAGAGAAAGGGAATTTAGACAAGGCAGCCGAATATAGCCACAAAGCTCTTACTATCGGACTCAAGCTTTTTAGTGAAAATCATACTACTGTAGCCACCTATTATAACAACTTAGGACAAATTTATAAAGAGCAAGGAAATTTAGATAAGGCGGTGGAATATGCACAAAAAGCGCTCATTATTGACCTTAAGCTTTTTGGTGAAAACCATACTACTATAGCAGCATGTTATAATAACTTGGGACAAATCTACCAAAGCCAAGGCAATCTAGACAAAGCGGCTGATTACACTAAAAAAGCTCTCGCCATTGGCTTAAAGCTTTTTGGTGAAAATTATCCCACGGTGGCGATTTATTACAATAATTTGGGACAGATCTACAAAGAGCAAGGCAATTTGGACAAGGCGGTTGATTATAGCAACAAAGCTCTCGCTATTGACCTTAAGCTTTTTGGTGAAAATCATCCCAAGGTGGCAAGAGATTATAACAACTTGGGGCACATCTATCAAGAGCGAGGTAATTTAGAACAGGCGATGGAGTATGCTAAGAAAGCTCTCGCTATTAGCCTTAAGCTTTTTGGTGAAACTTATCCCGAGGTGGCGATAATTTACAACAATCTTGGAGGGATCTATAAAGAACAAGGTAATCTAGACAAGGCGGCTGAGTACACCAAGAAAGCGCTCATTATTGACCTTGAGCTTTTTGGTGATAATCACGCTGCTGTGACAACAACTTACAACAACCTTGCGGACATCCATAAAGAGCAAGGAAATTTGGAAAAGGCAGCTGAGTATATCAGCAAAGCTCTTATCATTGATCTTAAGCTTTTTGGTGAAAAACATCCCATGGTGGCAAGAGATTATAATAACTTGGGACAAATTTACAAAGAGCAAGGCAATTCAGATAAGGCGATTGAGTATAGCAGCAAAGCTCTTGCCATTCACCTTAAGCTTTTCGGTGAAAACCATTCTACTGTAGCAGGATGTTTTAACAACTTGGGACAGTATTACCAAGAACAAGGCAATTTAGGCAAGGCGGTTGATTATAGCAACAAAGCTCTCGCCATTAATCTTAAGCTTTTTGGTGAAAATCATTCCAATACGGTCATGACTTACAACAACCTTGGGGGCATCTATCATAAACAAGGCAGTTTAGACAAGGCGATTGATTACACTAAAAAAGCTCTCGCCATTAATCTGAAGCTATTTGGGGAAAATCATTCTAAGACGGCAATATTTTATAGCAACTTGGGACAATATTACCAAGAACAAGGCAATTTAGGCAAGGCTGCTGAATATATCAATCAAGCTCTCGAGATTGACATTAAGCTTTTTGGTGAAAATCATTCCGATACGGCAATGACTTACAACAACCTTGGAGGTATCTATCATATACAAGGCAATTTAGACAAGGCGATTGATTACACTACTAAAGCTCTCACCATTAACCTTAGCCTTTTCGGTGAAACCCATTCTAAAACAGCAATGTTTTATAGCAACTTGGGGCAGTATTACCAAGAACAAGGCAGCCTAGAGCAAGCGGCTGAATACACTAAAAAAGCTCTCGCCATTAACCTTAAGCTTTTTGGTGACACTCATGCTGTGGTAGCAAGAGATTACAATAACTTAGCTCAAATCTACCAAGACCAAGGCAATTTAGATAAGGCCGCTAAATACGCCAAAAAAGAGCTAGCTACTAGTGTTATACTTTTTGGCGACAACCATCATACAGTGTCCCAAGGTTACCACACGTTGAGAAAAATTTATAAAAAGCAAGGCAATTTGGAGCAAGCCGCTAAGTATACTAAGAAAGCGCTTGCCATTGGTATTAAGAGTGGAGGGGGAAATAGCTATGATATAGCAACAGCTTGCAACAAATTGGGACAAATTTACAAAGAGCAAGGCAATTTAGACAAGGCAGCTAAATACATCGAGAAGGCACTTGCCATTAACCTTGAACTTTTTGGTGAAAAACATCCCATGGTGGCAAGAGATTGCAATAACTTGGAGCAAATTTACAAAGAGCAAGGCAATTTAGATAAAGCAATGGAATATATTAATAAATCTTTTGCTATTGAACTTAAGCTATTTAGTGAAAATGACCCCAAGATGGTAGAAGATCACAATAATTCCAGAATGATCTACCAAAAGTACGGCAATTTAGACAATGCAGCTGAACGCACGCAGAAAGCACTAGCTATGGACCTGGAGCTTTTTGAGGAAAATCATATTGCTATAGCAAGCGATTACAACAACCTGGGACAAATCTACCAACACCTCGGCAATTTAGATAAGGCCACTGAATACATTGGAAAAGCTCTCGCCATTGACCTTAAGCTTTTTGATGAAGATCATCCCATGGTGGCAAGAGATTATAATAACTTGGCGCAAATCTACCAAGACCAAAGCAATTTAGATCAGGCGATTGAGTATAGCAACAAAGCTCTTGCCATTCACCTTAAGCTTTTTGGTGGCACTCATGTTATGGTAGCAAGAGATTACAATAACTTAGCCCAAATTTACCAAGACCAAGGCAATTTAGATCAGGCGGCTGAATGCACTAAAAAAGCTCTCGCCATTAAAATTAAGCTTTTGGGTGAAAATGATTTTGCGGTGAAAAGCGAGTACTACAACTTAAGGCAAATCTACCAAGATCAAGGCAATTTAGAAAAGGCCGCTAAATACGCCAAGAAAGAGCTTGCTACTACTGTTATGCTTTTTGGCGACAACCATCATACAGTGTCTCAAGTTTACCACACGTTGAGAAAAATTTATAAAAAGCAAGGCAATTTGGAGCAAGCCGCTAAGTATACTAAGAAAGCGCTTGCCATTGATATTAAGAGTGGAGGGGGAAATAGCTATGATATAGCAACAGCTTGCAACAAATTGGGACAAATTTACAAAGAGCAAGGCCATTTAGACAAGGCAGCTAAATACATCGAGAAGGCACTTGCCATTAACCTTGAACTTTTTGGTGAAAAACATCCCATGGTGGCAAGAGATTGCAATAACTTGGAGCAAATTTACAAAGAGCAAGGCAATTTAGATAAATCAATTGAATATATTAATAAATCTTTCGCTATTGAACTTAAGCTTCTTAGTGAAAATGACCCCAAGATGGTAGAAGATTACAATAATTTTAGAATGATCTACCAAAAGTACGGCAATTTAGACAAGGCAGTTGAATGCACGCAGAAAGCACTAGCTATGGACCTTGAGCTTTTTGATAAAAATCATATTGCTATAGCAAGCGATTACAACAACCTGGGACAAATCTACCAACACCTCGGCAATTTAGATAAGGCCACTGAATACATTGGAAAAGCTCTCGCCATTGACCTTAAGCTTTTTGATGAAGATCATTCCATGGTGGCAAGAGATTATAATAACTTGGCGCAAATCTACCAAGACCAAAGCAATTTAGATCAGGCGATTGAGTATAGCAACAAAGCTCTTGCCATTCACCTTAAGCTTTTTGGTGGCACTCATGTTATGGTAGCAAGAGATTACAATAATTTAGCCCAAATTTACCAAGACCAAGGCAATTTAGATCAGGCGGCTGAATGCACTAAAAAAGCTCTTGCCATTAAAATTAAGCTGTTGGGTGAAAATAATTTTGCGGTAAAAAGCGATTACTACAACTTAAGGCAAATGTACCAAAAACAAGGCAATTTAGAAAAGGCCGCTAAATACGCCAATAAAGAGCTCGCTACTAGTATGAGGCTTTTTGGCGAAAATCATCATACAGTGTCTCAAGTTTACAACGACTTGGGACAAATTTATAAAGAGAAAGGTAACTTTGAACAAGCCGCTGAGTATACCAAAAAAGCGCTTGCCATTGATATTAAGAGTGGGGGGAAAAACAGTTATGGTGTGGCGACAGCTTATAGCAACTTAGGACAAATTTACAAAGAGCAGGGCAATTTGAAACAAGCGGCTGAGTATACCAAGAAAGCGCTTGCCATTGACGTTAACCTTTCGGGGGAAAATAGCTATCGTTTAGCAACAGATTACACTAACTTAGGACAAATTTACAAAGAGCAGAGCAATTTAGACAAGGCCGCTAAATATGCCAAGAAAGTACTCGCCATTAACCTTAAGCATTTTGGTGAAAAAAGTCCTGTAGTAGCAAGAGATTACCATAACTTGGGAATACTCTACCAAGAGCAAGGCAATTTAGATAGGGCTTTGGCATATGCACAAAAAACGCTTACTATTATTATTAAGCTTTTTGGTGAAAATAATCCCATAGAAGCAAGCGATGACGATAACTTGAGAACAGTCTACCCAGATCACAGCAATCTAGATAAGGTAGCTGAGCATACACGACAAGCGCTTGCTATTGCTATTGACCTTGAGAGCCGTGGTGAAAACCCTCTTAAGGTAGCGACAATTTATAATAATCTTGGAAGAACCTATAAAAAACAAGGCAAATTAGACAAAGCGGCTGACTATACATTAAAAACGCTTACTGCTGTTCTTAAGATTTTTGAGGAAGATCATCCTATGGTAGCAAAATTTTATAACAACTGTGGAATAACTTGCGAAGAAAAAGGCAATTTAGAGCAAGCCGCTCAGCATATCAAGAAAGCGCTTGCTACTAACCTTAGTTTTTTTAAGGAAGCAGCTTATAAGTCAGAGATCTTAAAGTAA
- the gatC gene encoding Asp-tRNA(Asn)/Glu-tRNA(Gln) amidotransferase subunit GatC, giving the protein MAHIDKDTIQNLMALSRIECTEEQKEVLLNNLKKIIGYFEQLNEINTDDVPPCDHVLTDMYNVMREDVPGPTLPREKFLSNAPAHIGGMIKVPTIIKQN; this is encoded by the coding sequence ATGGCACATATTGACAAAGATACTATTCAGAACCTAATGGCTTTAAGTCGCATCGAGTGCACAGAAGAACAAAAAGAAGTCCTGCTTAACAATTTAAAAAAAATTATTGGATACTTCGAACAATTGAATGAAATCAATACCGATGATGTGCCACCTTGTGATCATGTTCTTACTGATATGTACAATGTGATGAGAGAAGATGTGCCTGGGCCCACCCTGCCCCGTGAAAAGTTTTTATCCAATGCTCCTGCGCACATTGGAGGAATGATAAAAGTTCCTACCATCATTAAGCAAAACTGA
- the gatA gene encoding Asp-tRNA(Asn)/Glu-tRNA(Gln) amidotransferase subunit GatA: MIHTLTACEIKDKFLKGDLTALAVTEAFLKRIDQYDSQIGAFLAVYKERAIEKAKQLDKKKALGEKLGKLAAVPIAIKDNIHIKEEISTCASKFLVNYRAPFDATVVRLLEEEDAILLGKTNMDEFAMGSSNESSALQKTYNPWNLKCTPGGSSGGSAAAVAGRLCPLALGSDTGGSIRLPASFCGVVGFKPTYGRVSRYGLVAYASSLDQIGPFATNTRDAALVMEVIGKHCEKDSTSLPAEADDYLAKMNSDIKGKKIGVPWHFLDTLAAEPKEVFNNSLEVLKSLGAEIVEIDLSILKYSLPVYYILATAEASTNLARFDGVRYGHRSSRAQTLEEIYDFSKSEGFGEEVKQRILLGTFVLSSGYQQAYYKKAQKIRTLIIQSYQEAFKRCDLVASPVSPFAAFEIDSIKDPIQMYLEDIYTIGINLAGLPAISIPAGFSTEGKPMGLQLIGPQKDEVGVFQVSHAFEKATAYHMHMPELVK, encoded by the coding sequence ATGATACACACACTGACCGCATGCGAAATTAAAGATAAGTTTTTAAAAGGAGATCTTACCGCGCTAGCTGTTACGGAAGCTTTTTTAAAGCGTATCGATCAATATGACAGCCAGATTGGAGCTTTTCTTGCAGTGTACAAAGAGCGTGCGATTGAAAAAGCTAAGCAGCTAGATAAGAAGAAAGCTTTAGGGGAAAAATTAGGAAAGCTTGCGGCTGTTCCCATAGCTATCAAGGATAATATTCATATTAAAGAAGAAATTTCTACCTGCGCTTCTAAATTCCTCGTTAATTATCGCGCTCCCTTTGATGCTACGGTTGTTCGCCTTTTGGAAGAAGAAGATGCTATTCTTTTAGGCAAGACTAATATGGATGAATTTGCGATGGGCTCTTCTAATGAAAGCTCTGCTTTGCAAAAAACTTATAACCCCTGGAACTTAAAATGCACTCCTGGTGGCTCTTCAGGTGGATCTGCTGCTGCTGTTGCTGGACGCTTATGTCCCCTTGCGCTAGGTAGCGATACAGGAGGATCTATCCGTTTGCCCGCTTCCTTTTGTGGAGTCGTGGGCTTTAAACCTACCTACGGAAGAGTTTCTCGCTATGGATTAGTTGCTTATGCTTCTTCCCTGGATCAAATAGGCCCTTTTGCTACCAACACGCGAGATGCCGCTTTAGTGATGGAAGTGATTGGAAAGCACTGTGAAAAAGATTCTACCAGCTTACCCGCTGAAGCGGACGATTACCTTGCGAAGATGAATAGTGACATTAAAGGAAAAAAGATTGGAGTGCCTTGGCATTTTTTAGATACTCTTGCTGCCGAACCTAAAGAAGTCTTTAACAATTCTTTAGAAGTTCTAAAAAGCTTAGGAGCTGAAATAGTAGAAATAGATTTAAGTATTTTAAAGTATTCTTTACCTGTCTATTACATTTTGGCCACAGCCGAAGCTTCTACCAATTTAGCACGCTTTGATGGAGTGCGCTATGGCCACCGTTCGAGTCGCGCTCAAACCTTAGAGGAAATCTATGATTTTTCAAAAAGTGAGGGCTTTGGAGAAGAAGTGAAGCAAAGAATTCTTTTAGGCACCTTCGTACTTTCCTCTGGTTATCAACAGGCCTACTATAAAAAAGCACAAAAAATTCGCACTTTAATTATACAAAGCTATCAAGAAGCTTTTAAAAGATGTGACTTGGTAGCTAGCCCCGTTAGCCCTTTTGCGGCATTTGAAATAGACTCGATTAAAGATCCTATACAAATGTATTTAGAAGACATCTACACGATAGGCATTAACTTAGCAGGCCTTCCTGCCATCAGCATTCCTGCCGGTTTTTCTACTGAGGGAAAACCTATGGGCTTGCAATTAATAGGCCCCCAAAAAGATGAGGTAGGTGTTTTCCAAGTCTCCCACGCTTTTGAAAAGGCGACCGCCTATCATATGCACATGCCTGAACTAGTGAAATAG